The Culex pipiens pallens isolate TS chromosome 2, TS_CPP_V2, whole genome shotgun sequence DNA window GCACCCAGATTTAGGGTAGGACCTCATTTACCGTCCACGGTTCGTGGGCAACGCAAGCCCCAAATTATTCCACTCGTTGTACGGGTTCCTCGCATTGTTAATTATATATGAACGCGAGCCCTCCCAATTACAGTTAGTGTTCAAACAACAGCGTGGGGTGGGGTTGTTTGGTTTCATGAATGCATTAGACTAACAAGGCTTGCGGGGAGTGTGTTTGTTAGTAAACATggttggaaattttctaaattatttatTCAACAAATGAGGGTTAGTCTGCTGGAACACAATTCctacaattattaataattttatgtttgttgaTTTTTCTTACAATCGATAAATTCTATAATGCTTCATATGGATCATGACTTTTTCAAGTCCTCAATCTCCGTCAAGACCTTCTTGATAGTTTCACCAACTTCATCAACTTTCTTCTGCAGCTTCAACAGGTTGGCGTTCAGCGCAAAGTTCTCGTTCTTAAGCTGCCTCACTTCCGTTTCCAGCAGTTCCCCCAGCTCAACCTTCATCTCACTTTCGCGGCAGCAAATTCCCTCAATGCGGAAGTCACACCTCCCGAACCGATCCTGCTGCTCCCCACCCTTGTACAGCAGTCCGATCTTGTTCTCCTCCAGCCACTGGCAGTCCCAGTTGTTGATGCCGACGTGCAGCTCCAGTCCCTCGCGGAAACGACCCTGCAGGTTCTCGATCTGGTGCAGGTTGTTACCACCGACATTGAGCACCTTCATCGTGGACAACTCCCAATGTAGCACGTCTAGTTGGTCCAGGTGACACGCCATGAAGGAGAGGGTTTCGAGGTTGGGAAGTTTCACTGTTGCCAGAGAGCTGATTCGAGTGAGGGGGTTGTAGCTGAGGTCTAGCTTTTGGAGGTGTTCTAATCCGTTGAAGCAACTCATTTCCAGGAATGTGATTCGGTTTTGCGAAAGGTCAATCACTTCTAAGGCGGATAGTTTGTGCATGCCGTCGGGGACTTCACCAAGTTTGTTGTTGGGAAGCTCCAGGTTGGTCAAGCTAGGAAGATTTACCGATCCCGACAGTCTTACTGAGGAGATGTTCCCTTCGGGAACTTTGATGATCTTGAGGTTGGTAATACCACTTAGTGAGGACATATCTAAGGTTTTCAACGCTACACGATGTCCGGTGATTAG harbors:
- the LOC120419458 gene encoding leucine-rich repeats and immunoglobulin-like domains protein 2, translated to MKFAFVLLWWTTSAGAFKWNCLSGPNYSLDHWSDDNGGPICVVENVTLEDLQSSKELDGSTPSSVLLDNILAAPEDLWKTEYFNSVNHLFITNTNTSRILVPPTLKKLTLFSTNYDQFVLEPNVEYQLEKISLYDMQLEEFPKDMHLLRKLNLITGHRVALKTLDMSSLSGITNLKIIKVPEGNISSVRLSGSVNLPSLTNLELPNNKLGEVPDGMHKLSALEVIDLSQNRITFLEMSCFNGLEHLQKLDLSYNPLTRISSLATVKLPNLETLSFMACHLDQLDVLHWELSTMKVLNVGGNNLHQIENLQGRFREGLELHVGINNWDCQWLEENKIGLLYKGGEQQDRFGRCDFRIEGICCRESEMKVELGELLETEVRQLKNENFALNANLLKLQKKVDEVGETIKKVLTEIEDLKKS